From the Rhizomicrobium palustre genome, the window ATGCAATGAGCGCTGGTCGAGCAGGCCGAGCTGATCGAGTAGTTCACGCCCTTGATCTTGAACCAGGTGGAGAGCACCGCCGAGCAGGTCGAGGACATGCATTTGGGCACCGCGAAGGGGCCGATCTTTTTCGGACCCGTGGCTTCCGCGATCTTATCGGCCGCAAAAAGGGTTTTGGTGGAGGGACCGCCCGAGCCGACGATGAGGCCGGTCCTGGGATTGATCACGTCCTTTTCTTCCAAGCCGGAAGACTTCAGCGCCTGTTCCATGGCGAGGAAGGCATAAGAGGCCGTGTCGCCCATAAAGCGCTTGGCGCGACGATCGATCAAGGCATCGAGATCGAGCTTCACCGCCCCTTCGACCTGGCTTCGAAAGCCCATGGCCTTTTGAGTTTCCGCAGTGGCGATGCCCGAACGGGCTTCACGCAAGCTCGCGGTGACTTCCTCGGCGCTGTTACCGATGGATGAAACGATACCCAGCCCCGTGACGACAACGCGCCTCATGGCAATTCCCTTCTGAAATCGAACCGTAATGCTGTTCTATCTTACGCCGGTTGCGGGGCGTCTTGGAACAGGCCGACGCGCAGATCCTTCGCTTCGTAAATGACCTGACCGTCAACCTTCATCACGCCATCGGCGATGCCAAGCACCAGCTTGCGCATGATGACGCGCTTCAGATCGATGGAATAGCTCACGAGCTTATTGGTGGGCACCACCATGCCGGAGAATTTCACTTCGCCGACGCCGAGCGCGCGGCCCTTGCCGGGAGCGCCGAGCCAGCCGAGGAAGAAACCGACCATCTGCCACATCGCATCAAGGCCGAGGCAACCCGGCATCACCGGATCACCTTCGAAATGGCACTTGAAGAACCACAAATCCGGGTTGATTTCGAACTCAGCGTGGATTTCGCCCTTATCATGGGCGCCGCCTTTGTCCGAAATCTTGGTGATACGATCAAACATCAGCATCGGCGGCATCGGCAGGCGTGCATTGCCAAGCCCAAACAATTCCCCTTTGGCACAAGAGATAAGGCCCGCCAAATCAAACTGCGACTTGCGCGCGGGAGAGGTCTGATCCACTTTTTCCATGCCCTTCAAGCTCTTAGCGAACGTAACCGGCTCTATTGACGCAGGACTGCCCCTGCGACGATTTCTACGTTAGAACTATTCTAACGACTAGCGTACACTTCTCTAATGAATGACGCCCGATTGTCATAACCTCTCGGACCGTCAAAGGCGAGAGCCAAAGGAGTAACGATGGCGTTTAGACACCGGTGACGGGTACCGTACCGTCCGGTTCAGATGCCGCGAAGAGGAAAGTCCGCCGTGATGCGTAGGAAAATGCGTGAAACGCCGAATGAATCAGCCGTGACGCGCCTCAGAGCTGCGGGCCTTCGCCCGACGCGGCAGCGTAACGAACTGGCCGATCTGTTGTTCAAAGACGGCCATCGCCATCTCACTGCCGAAGCCCTGCATGCGGAAGCCGTCAATAAAGGCATCCGGGTGTCACTGGCGACGGTCTATAACACGCTGCACCAGTTCACTGCCGCGAACCTGCTTCGCCAGGTGATGGTCGATGCGACCCGTTCCTATTTCGACACCAACACCACCGAGCATCAGCATTTCTATTACGAAGACGACGGCATGCTGGCCGATATCCCCGGCTCGGAAGCCATTGCGGTCGACAATATTCCGGAAGCCCCTGAAGGCACCCAGGTCGCGCGCGTGGATGTGGTTGTTCGCCTGAAGCGCCAGTAAAGCGGACGGCAGTAAAGCAGCCACGTGTATCGTTTTGCGGTTGCAACCCCAGCCGCAAACCACGACTCTCGCCGGGTACGATCCGGCGGGAGATATTTTATGCAAGCGCTTCTCATCATCGACGTGCAGAACGCAATGTTCAGCGGTGAGAACGGCGCGGGCCCGCTCAACGGGTGGGCCGTCGTCGCACGCATCAAAAACCTCATCGCTAATGCCCGCGCCGCCCAAGTGCCGGTGTTCTATATCCAGCATGATGGCGGGACCGGCGACGAGTTCGACAAGCACGGGCCGGGCTTTGCCTTTGTTTCCGATATCGCACCTGAACCGGGCGACAGCGTGACGGTGAAAAAGCGCAATAGCGGCTTCTACGACACCGACCTCGATCAAAAGCTGAAAGCGGCGGGGGTCGATTCGCTGGTCATCTGCGGGATGCAGACCGAATACTGCGTCGATGCCACCGTGCGCAGCGCCTTCGATCGGCATTACCGCGTCACCGTGGTGGCCGACGCGCACACCACCTTCGACAGCCAGATCCTGCCCGCCGCGACCATCATCGCCCACACGCAGCATATCTGGAACGGCCGCTTCGCGCGGCTGAAGCTTGCCGCGGATGTGAGTTTCGGGGCTTAAAGCTGGATCGGCGTAACATCTGAATCGTCATGGCCGGGTCGGAGCCCGGCCATGACGAAAAATAAAAGCGGGCGCATGAGCCTCTATTGCTTCACATAGACGCAAAACTTGTTGCCGGTGGGATCGCGCATATAAGCGCCATAAAATTCCTTGCCTTCGGGCGGACGAAAGCCGGGCGCGCCTTCATCGCTACCGCCATTCGCCATCGCGGCGGCATAAGCTTCATCAACCTCGGCTTTGCTCTTGGCCTTGAAGGCCAGCATCAGCCCATTGGCGGGAACAGCCGCTTTGCCGTCATAGGGCGAGCAGAGATAGAGGTAATGGCTATCTTCCCCTTTGGGCCCATAGCCTATCCAGCCGCCGTCGGCGAATTTGCGTTCTTCCCCAATGGCACCAAGCACGGCGTCGTAGAATTTGCCGGAGGCTTCCACATCTCGCGCGCCGATCGTCACATAGCCCAGCATGCGTCCCTTCCTCCCTCTGCCGTCAGTCACAGGCACAGAGAGGCTAGGACCAAAACGGGACAGCGGCTGCCCGTTTTTGGCAGGGCGGGCATGCGGCCAACGCCGGACACGCATCGTTTGGGTGCGAGTGCTTGATTCCACACTCAAGAATCGGCGTGACGCTTTGTCCGGCAAGTGTGAAATTTTTCGTCCGGGTCAAAATGCGCACCCACCACTTCTTGACGTTTCAGCAGGGGCGCATACACCATGTCGTTCTGCGTTACGGTTCTCTAAGGAAGTTTTCCAAAGAGTGAAAAGGGAAGCAGGTGTAACGCCTGCGCTGCCCCCGCAACTGTAAGCGGCCCTGTGCTCAGCGTTTTTGGGGACGGGATCTTGCCGAGAAAGCCACTGGCGATGCGCCGGGAAGGCTCGGTGGGAGCGCCGCGAGCCAGGAGACCGGCCGTAACCTGAACGTATGTCGAGTCCCCGGGCGGGGTGCACCAGCGGGCCCAAGCCGGCGCGAATTTGCGCGCCGCGAAGGCACGTGGCGTCTCCGCTCCCATGAAAGATCAGGTTA encodes:
- the fabA gene encoding 3-hydroxyacyl-[acyl-carrier-protein] dehydratase FabA; amino-acid sequence: MEKVDQTSPARKSQFDLAGLISCAKGELFGLGNARLPMPPMLMFDRITKISDKGGAHDKGEIHAEFEINPDLWFFKCHFEGDPVMPGCLGLDAMWQMVGFFLGWLGAPGKGRALGVGEVKFSGMVVPTNKLVSYSIDLKRVIMRKLVLGIADGVMKVDGQVIYEAKDLRVGLFQDAPQPA
- a CDS encoding VOC family protein, encoding MLGYVTIGARDVEASGKFYDAVLGAIGEERKFADGGWIGYGPKGEDSHYLYLCSPYDGKAAVPANGLMLAFKAKSKAEVDEAYAAAMANGGSDEGAPGFRPPEGKEFYGAYMRDPTGNKFCVYVKQ
- a CDS encoding cysteine hydrolase family protein encodes the protein MQALLIIDVQNAMFSGENGAGPLNGWAVVARIKNLIANARAAQVPVFYIQHDGGTGDEFDKHGPGFAFVSDIAPEPGDSVTVKKRNSGFYDTDLDQKLKAAGVDSLVICGMQTEYCVDATVRSAFDRHYRVTVVADAHTTFDSQILPAATIIAHTQHIWNGRFARLKLAADVSFGA
- the irrA gene encoding iron response transcriptional regulator IrrA — encoded protein: MRRKMRETPNESAVTRLRAAGLRPTRQRNELADLLFKDGHRHLTAEALHAEAVNKGIRVSLATVYNTLHQFTAANLLRQVMVDATRSYFDTNTTEHQHFYYEDDGMLADIPGSEAIAVDNIPEAPEGTQVARVDVVVRLKRQ